In Streptomyces sp. NBC_00569, a single genomic region encodes these proteins:
- a CDS encoding YcxB family protein, which yields MAESGGAEGTNNSAGTYDGVVDEQSAVQLAYRPESADALVGLRVRERIKRTGLLLRGVFLALWVGQWLLSTVGRGSIDVVSTVLFLFVVLLVWGYPRLQAAQVQRVVGWQGEYRVTVSPVGISCRTDHSTLSQKWSFFQGYRETAGHFVLLSRDPSITWLSVLPKRGVREDEGLDRLRAILDQHTSRV from the coding sequence ATGGCCGAGAGTGGCGGCGCCGAAGGCACCAACAACAGCGCCGGAACCTATGACGGTGTCGTGGACGAACAGAGCGCGGTCCAGTTGGCGTACCGGCCCGAGTCTGCCGACGCACTGGTCGGCCTGCGGGTCCGTGAGCGGATCAAGCGGACCGGGCTACTGCTGCGCGGTGTGTTCCTTGCACTGTGGGTGGGGCAGTGGCTGCTCTCCACCGTGGGCCGCGGAAGTATCGACGTGGTCTCGACGGTCCTGTTCTTGTTCGTCGTCCTGCTGGTGTGGGGGTATCCGCGGCTGCAGGCCGCGCAAGTGCAGCGGGTCGTCGGGTGGCAGGGTGAGTACCGCGTCACCGTTTCGCCGGTCGGGATCAGCTGCCGTACCGACCACAGCACTTTGAGCCAGAAGTGGTCTTTCTTCCAGGGCTACCGGGAGACGGCAGGTCACTTCGTCCTGCTCAGCCGGGACCCCAGCATCACGTGGCTCAGTGTCCTTCCCAAACGGGGTGTGCGTGAAGATGAGGGCCTCGACCGGCTGCGGGCCATCCTGGACCAACACACCTCTCGCGTGTGA